The following are encoded together in the Eubacterium sp. 1001713B170207_170306_E7 genome:
- a CDS encoding aminotransferase class IV — MSGQEINMDDGFCFGLGAFETIAVMYGRPVFLEAHLKRIGEALNFLELPNPVTREWVDRILRAHPMKNGVLKIMVSQENCLWSCRKNPYTWMDYERGFVLRTSPVRRNETSPLTYHKTLCYGENILEKRRAAVQGFDEPVFLNTCGQLTEGAVTNLFFVKKGRLVTPDRSCGLLPGTIRDYLISCYDVEERVILPEETGDFDEAFVTNALMGMMPVRQLDGIAYGEKRVWESVLRDYHDLLRQGAC, encoded by the coding sequence ATGAGCGGGCAGGAGATTAATATGGACGATGGCTTCTGTTTTGGACTGGGGGCCTTTGAAACCATTGCGGTGATGTACGGACGCCCGGTTTTTTTAGAGGCGCATCTGAAACGGATTGGAGAGGCTCTGAATTTTTTAGAGCTTCCAAACCCTGTCACCCGGGAATGGGTGGACAGAATTTTAAGAGCCCACCCCATGAAAAACGGAGTGCTCAAAATCATGGTGTCCCAAGAGAACTGCCTGTGGTCCTGTCGTAAAAACCCTTATACCTGGATGGACTACGAGCGTGGGTTTGTGCTGCGGACCAGCCCGGTGCGGCGCAATGAGACCTCTCCGCTGACCTATCATAAGACACTCTGTTATGGGGAAAATATTCTGGAAAAAAGGCGGGCAGCCGTCCAGGGCTTTGATGAGCCGGTATTTTTAAATACCTGTGGACAGCTCACCGAAGGAGCAGTCACGAATCTGTTCTTTGTAAAAAAAGGGCGTCTGGTCACGCCCGACCGGTCCTGTGGATTGCTGCCAGGTACGATCCGGGATTATCTGATCAGCTGTTACGATGTGGAAGAAAGGGTGATCCTGCCGGAGGAAACCGGTGATTTTGACGAGGCCTTTGTCACCAACGCTCTGATGGGAATGATGCCTGTACGCCAGCTCGACGGCATCGCATACGGCGAAAAAAGAGTATGGGAATCGGTCTTAAGGGACTACCACGACCTTCTGCGGCAGGGTGCCTGTTAA
- a CDS encoding Mbeg1-like protein encodes MSNIFDYLDWRGDLTLDQSPFNAVDNLILSCISYIRLEGIVPNSTETVSIAAVSSRFFALPEDERQLRLRVEEDGRLLKALACTRRFADMGLCLYDDQLDPVLEKQFCGLTILTGDGLAFIAYRGTDNTLVGWKEDFNMSFKTCVPSQTEAAEYLKRAAGSLGAVRLRIGGHSKGGNLAVYAGIHSGPYAGRIEAIYSNDGPGFPAEVLESPAYQDVISRIRTFVPQTSIVGMLLEHAEDYTVVHSRQIGIAQHDPYSWEILGPNFVCLESVTAGCRFMDETVKAWVDDMTPGEREQFIDTFYDILCVTQAQTVGDLAHFSLKNARAIKQTLENTDPETKKMMTEAISKLLEAARESFHTLLPHKKASD; translated from the coding sequence ATGTCCAATATTTTTGATTACCTAGACTGGCGGGGAGACCTTACCCTTGACCAGTCCCCCTTTAACGCGGTGGATAATCTGATTCTCAGCTGCATTTCCTATATCCGCCTGGAGGGCATTGTGCCAAACAGCACCGAAACCGTCAGCATCGCTGCGGTTTCTTCCCGTTTTTTTGCCCTGCCCGAAGATGAGCGGCAGCTTCGGCTGCGGGTGGAGGAGGACGGCCGCCTTTTAAAAGCGCTGGCCTGTACCCGCCGTTTTGCGGATATGGGGCTTTGTCTTTACGATGACCAGCTAGACCCTGTCCTTGAGAAGCAGTTCTGCGGACTCACCATTCTGACCGGCGACGGATTGGCCTTTATTGCCTACCGGGGCACAGACAACACTCTGGTTGGCTGGAAAGAAGACTTTAACATGAGCTTTAAAACCTGTGTTCCCTCCCAGACCGAGGCAGCTGAGTACCTGAAGCGTGCCGCCGGCAGTCTTGGCGCCGTCCGCCTGCGCATTGGCGGACACTCCAAGGGCGGTAATCTGGCTGTGTACGCCGGTATCCACTCCGGCCCATACGCAGGCCGGATCGAAGCAATCTACAGCAACGACGGCCCTGGCTTTCCCGCAGAGGTTCTGGAAAGTCCTGCTTATCAGGACGTAATCAGCCGCATCCGCACTTTTGTGCCCCAGACCTCCATTGTCGGCATGTTGCTTGAGCACGCTGAGGACTATACCGTGGTTCACAGCCGGCAAATCGGTATCGCCCAGCATGATCCCTACTCCTGGGAGATTCTCGGCCCAAATTTTGTCTGTCTGGAATCCGTCACTGCTGGCTGCCGCTTTATGGACGAAACCGTCAAGGCATGGGTTGACGATATGACACCCGGGGAGCGCGAGCAGTTCATTGACACCTTTTATGATATTCTCTGTGTGACGCAGGCACAGACCGTCGGCGATCTCGCTCACTTCTCACTGAAAAATGCCCGGGCCATCAAACAAACCCTTGAAAACACTGACCCCGAAACCAAAAAGATGATGACTGAGGCCATTTCCAAGCTCCTGGAAGCTGCCAGAGAATCCTTCCATACCCTGCTGCCACACAAAAAAGCCTCAGACTGA
- a CDS encoding radical SAM protein, with translation MQEEEKLFSFIEKVEKKALGDKAIERSELVRLLGIDPDSEACDRLGLAARRVAAQVTGDRAYLWGAMGVDYKACPMNCDFCSLGEAWGIVEPDRERDFSEAEIIESVRDYAENKVRWIVLRTTEFYSLDVLSDLIGKIRRAVPGSYEIGLNVGEFDLEKANALHRSGVDFIYHSLRLGEGKDTRFDPEERLRTLRAVKDSPLKLVFLVEPIGIEHSDEEIVDICLCAIEHQAIVTGGMARVPVPGTPLGAHPQISESRLAQIVAVTRLAGGRRVPDICVHPATQKAMRFGANVAVVETGSIPRDSCCLPKEKWHQFDAQTAGEWFEQAGYTLCAEPEMTCEKGEENEI, from the coding sequence ATGCAGGAAGAAGAAAAGCTATTTAGCTTTATTGAAAAGGTCGAAAAAAAGGCGCTTGGGGACAAGGCGATTGAACGGAGCGAGCTGGTCCGTCTGCTCGGCATTGACCCGGATTCAGAGGCCTGTGACCGTCTGGGTCTGGCCGCCCGACGTGTGGCCGCCCAGGTAACTGGCGACAGGGCTTACCTCTGGGGCGCCATGGGCGTGGATTACAAGGCCTGCCCCATGAATTGCGATTTTTGTTCACTGGGTGAGGCCTGGGGGATTGTAGAGCCTGACCGGGAGCGGGATTTCTCGGAGGCCGAGATCATCGAGAGTGTGCGGGATTACGCTGAAAACAAGGTGCGCTGGATCGTGCTGCGGACAACAGAATTTTACAGCCTGGATGTGTTGTCAGACCTTATTGGAAAAATCCGCAGGGCTGTGCCGGGCAGCTATGAAATCGGCTTAAATGTGGGTGAGTTTGATTTGGAAAAGGCCAATGCGCTGCACCGGTCCGGGGTAGATTTTATTTACCACTCTCTGCGCCTTGGTGAGGGTAAGGATACCCGTTTTGATCCTGAGGAGCGGCTGAGGACCCTGCGCGCTGTTAAGGATTCACCTCTTAAGCTGGTCTTTCTGGTTGAGCCCATTGGTATTGAGCACAGTGATGAGGAAATCGTGGATATCTGCCTGTGCGCCATTGAGCATCAGGCCATCGTGACTGGCGGTATGGCCCGAGTACCGGTGCCGGGAACACCTCTGGGCGCGCACCCGCAGATATCTGAGAGCCGTCTGGCTCAGATCGTGGCCGTTACACGCCTGGCTGGGGGCAGACGCGTACCGGACATCTGTGTGCATCCGGCCACGCAAAAGGCCATGCGCTTTGGCGCCAATGTGGCGGTGGTCGAGACAGGCTCCATCCCACGGGACAGCTGTTGTCTGCCAAAGGAAAAATGGCATCAGTTTGACGCCCAGACAGCGGGCGAATGGTTTGAGCAGGCCGGTTATACCCTGTGTGCCGAACCGGAAATGACGTGTGAAAAAGGAGAAGAAAATGAAATTTAA
- a CDS encoding ABC transporter substrate-binding protein translates to MKFKKWMAMALTAVMAVGMLVGCSSPEENTASKDEKVTVGTWKTAQTITPYFYDEFMPESVEVLPFTNPGDQKTALLAGSLDMCGTTLVTAITAASKGEPVKIVTSLCNKCSALVVGKDSGIQSEADLKGKRIAYVPGTMHHALLLEVLKRNGINPDTDVELKRIDFFDMGQALVNGDIDAFLSGEPYPSQAVQEEYGRILSYPYFDDSIGTINAAMIVTEDTIKNKPEMVQDLVNAHVDATKMLNADREKWLDKSAEFGTDKALLEISADNIELCSDIDAAFIQNTRNLADRMKELGMIDSVPDVETMFDLSFLEQAAKRR, encoded by the coding sequence ATGAAATTTAAAAAATGGATGGCAATGGCACTGACCGCGGTGATGGCCGTGGGAATGCTGGTGGGCTGCAGCAGCCCTGAAGAGAATACGGCCTCGAAGGACGAGAAGGTAACCGTGGGAACTTGGAAAACAGCCCAGACGATCACGCCTTATTTTTACGATGAGTTTATGCCTGAAAGCGTCGAGGTTCTGCCCTTTACCAATCCTGGCGACCAGAAAACCGCTCTGCTGGCCGGAAGTCTGGATATGTGCGGCACCACACTGGTCACAGCGATCACAGCTGCTTCCAAGGGTGAGCCGGTCAAGATCGTCACCAGCTTGTGCAACAAATGCTCGGCGCTGGTGGTGGGCAAAGATTCCGGCATCCAAAGCGAGGCAGACCTGAAGGGCAAGCGCATCGCCTACGTGCCCGGCACCATGCACCACGCTCTGCTGCTGGAGGTGCTTAAGCGCAACGGCATCAACCCCGATACGGATGTGGAGCTTAAGCGCATCGACTTTTTTGACATGGGCCAGGCTCTGGTCAACGGGGACATCGACGCCTTTTTAAGTGGTGAGCCCTATCCGTCCCAGGCTGTGCAGGAGGAGTATGGACGTATTCTGAGCTATCCCTATTTTGACGACAGCATTGGCACCATCAATGCGGCCATGATCGTTACAGAGGATACCATTAAAAACAAACCGGAAATGGTTCAGGATCTGGTTAACGCTCATGTGGATGCCACTAAAATGCTGAATGCTGACCGGGAGAAGTGGCTGGATAAGTCGGCGGAATTTGGCACAGACAAGGCACTGCTGGAAATTTCGGCTGATAACATTGAGCTCTGCTCAGACATTGACGCTGCCTTTATTCAGAACACCAGAAATCTGGCAGACCGTATGAAAGAGCTGGGCATGATCGACAGTGTGCCGGATGTCGAGACCATGTTTGATCTCAGCTTTCTGGAACAGGCTGCCAAACGGCGCTAG
- a CDS encoding ABC transporter permease yields the protein MERFRNLVKRVDPVGWVVPALVVLVWLWLSSSGQIPSYKLPSPVDLLRVLADFAFGRLGITPYSGALWENLSVSLLRVVMGFLIAGGLGMLMGFLTGRVAVLRRLFDPVIHLIKAVPGIGWLPIAIVWFGVGEGNTLFLMSLAAFFPVYVNTAAGAAGIPEAYMQAGRMLGVRGFGLFRAVVLPAAFPQAAVGLRLGLGVAWAYLVLGEVTGVTKGLGAIMSDARMLGHVDMVLAAMIVIAVAAKLTDFLLVAVCRRIYPRGGVKNESGI from the coding sequence ATGGAAAGGTTTCGGAACCTTGTGAAGCGGGTGGACCCGGTGGGATGGGTAGTCCCGGCGCTGGTGGTGCTGGTGTGGCTTTGGCTTTCGTCCTCCGGGCAGATACCGTCCTACAAGCTGCCGTCCCCGGTAGACCTGCTCCGGGTATTGGCGGACTTTGCCTTTGGCCGGCTTGGCATCACGCCCTATTCTGGCGCGCTGTGGGAAAACCTGAGCGTCAGCCTGCTCCGGGTGGTAATGGGTTTTTTGATCGCCGGAGGACTGGGCATGCTCATGGGCTTTTTGACCGGGCGTGTGGCTGTGCTGCGGCGCCTTTTTGATCCGGTAATCCATCTGATCAAGGCAGTTCCGGGCATCGGCTGGCTGCCCATTGCCATCGTCTGGTTTGGTGTAGGAGAGGGAAACACGCTTTTCCTGATGTCTCTGGCAGCCTTCTTTCCTGTCTATGTCAATACTGCCGCCGGAGCGGCCGGCATTCCAGAGGCCTATATGCAGGCAGGACGTATGCTGGGCGTCCGGGGCTTTGGGCTTTTTCGGGCGGTTGTTCTTCCGGCAGCCTTTCCCCAGGCGGCGGTCGGCCTGCGGCTGGGCCTGGGGGTGGCCTGGGCTTATCTGGTGCTGGGTGAAGTGACCGGGGTGACAAAAGGGCTGGGCGCTATCATGAGCGATGCCCGGATGCTCGGTCATGTGGATATGGTTCTGGCAGCCATGATTGTGATCGCGGTGGCAGCTAAGCTGACTGACTTTTTACTGGTGGCCGTATGCAGGAGAATTTACCCGCGGGGAGGCGTGAAAAATGAGTCTGGAATTTAA
- a CDS encoding ABC transporter ATP-binding protein, protein MSLEFKNVSHGYGGLEVLKDVRFNAEPGRITVLLGPSGCGKSTLLKLAAGFERPAAGSVCFDERPVTGPGAERGMMFQTPVLFDWLTAAGNVAFGLRQAGVRGKEQQERVDRFMELTGLSDFRDYYPSALSGGMQQRTALARLLVMEPQCLLMDEPFAALDAQLRPKMQSLVLSVWQDLRPTVLFVTHDVEEALVLGHRILVFSKRPGQIVREIEREFEKRDPLEQLMDPDFGKEKRNILEILRDL, encoded by the coding sequence ATGAGTCTGGAATTTAAAAATGTGTCACATGGTTACGGCGGTCTGGAGGTTTTAAAGGACGTCAGATTCAATGCAGAGCCGGGAAGGATTACAGTGCTGCTTGGGCCAAGCGGCTGCGGCAAGTCAACGCTTTTAAAGCTGGCCGCCGGCTTTGAAAGGCCGGCAGCCGGCTCCGTGTGCTTTGATGAACGTCCTGTGACAGGCCCTGGCGCTGAGAGGGGCATGATGTTCCAGACACCGGTTTTGTTTGACTGGCTGACCGCCGCAGGGAACGTGGCCTTTGGCCTCAGGCAGGCAGGTGTGCGGGGAAAAGAGCAGCAGGAGCGGGTGGACCGCTTTATGGAGCTCACGGGTTTGTCTGATTTCAGAGACTACTATCCCAGTGCCCTGTCAGGCGGTATGCAGCAGCGGACAGCATTGGCGCGGCTGCTGGTCATGGAGCCCCAATGCCTGCTCATGGACGAGCCCTTTGCCGCGCTGGACGCCCAGCTGCGGCCAAAGATGCAGAGTCTGGTTTTATCAGTGTGGCAGGATCTGCGCCCCACAGTCCTTTTTGTCACGCATGACGTTGAGGAGGCCCTGGTATTAGGCCACCGGATACTGGTTTTCAGCAAGAGGCCGGGGCAGATCGTTAGGGAGATAGAGAGGGAGTTTGAAAAAAGGGATCCTCTGGAACAGCTTATGGACCCAGACTTTGGGAAAGAAAAAAGGAATATTCTGGAAATTCTCCGAGACCTTTAG
- a CDS encoding DUF3578 domain-containing protein, with protein sequence MIERNFGPNDAWKMLNDYTVTFITDLLVFRDGGMTIPAELNKFFGAESGETRVIFLFEGREFPSYIECGFGENSANNIKLTWSKALSSKFIGLFPDYENFFANMTEYQLDERPILQFEKLEADEFLVKMILPTDEALTKKQALFDYLGPGKTVVSFKSSYEMVFLKNYLEQADNRGKADVFMVSAGVKKFYEAREAQGKSQDKNADKTIENVKEAGLDDVLAFLMDGPYALMAEKGFLVMETIDEHFYFALEVSMLDELSTDDKRLIIELLDQKIEHYFERMDGPGLQENLTSLIDEYGHYFTRDFRYSFKDILTDGIPGCIEALKFVDGDRYKVTGFAGVEEWTETPWVAVLDRNITRVPNTGVFVQYLLNKDTQKLYLSLFHGFKEIEEEVLKTGEEDVKAIVAAALRPLVAEIQRRVDPRGFDTGSKDVDLYDDRFREAVVFYREYDRMVPGDAQLEQDLQEMLAVYNDYYERCILNLYPEEEEPAEPEVPEAQEEETPEAGAPAAEDAAEAETVVQVAEAAESIEPEENSEPEIIEWEPVEEETPAVAEARSEPVDAVPGPGQPEPAPVAEQPAADTPQKTARSISEAAYLETKRVMEESSAETEEVNAVERILERVENLVEEPVDIPGTLRQVGAYITAHGFTCTPGIVENLYLCLKAKPFVILTGIAGIGKSSLARLFAEAMGANTENGRYKQVPVRPDWKDSRGLLGYLDSSGRFVPGALNDFIKEAVDNPRKPYFLCLDEMNLARVEYYFSEILSVMETRRDRDGRTVTDALLGDEAFGRDELARERYSELYLPENLYIIGTVSSEETAFALSRKVLDRASLIEIGQVSLHLQNPPRTMPEPIHLGNKFLKSDVLVLANCTRQRDMIQEVVTLLEAMNGILMKANAQIGYRVRDEICFYLLYNAEYGLMSQEDGLDHAILQKILPRIQGGGSAVESVLTDLFKICAGTRSGNAVRNYVGNRGGLFPKSAEKLSAMVKRFDQEGKTSFWS encoded by the coding sequence ATGATAGAGCGAAATTTCGGACCTAACGACGCATGGAAAATGCTGAACGACTATACCGTGACCTTTATTACCGACCTGCTTGTATTCAGGGACGGCGGTATGACCATTCCCGCGGAGCTGAATAAATTTTTCGGCGCTGAGAGCGGCGAGACACGGGTTATCTTCCTGTTTGAGGGGCGGGAGTTCCCCTCCTATATCGAATGCGGCTTTGGCGAAAACAGCGCGAACAACATCAAGCTGACCTGGAGCAAGGCTCTGAGCAGCAAGTTTATCGGTCTTTTCCCCGACTATGAAAATTTCTTTGCCAACATGACCGAATACCAGCTGGACGAACGGCCGATCCTTCAGTTTGAAAAGCTGGAGGCCGACGAATTTCTGGTCAAGATGATCCTGCCCACCGACGAAGCTCTGACCAAAAAGCAGGCGCTTTTTGACTACCTCGGCCCTGGAAAAACCGTGGTCTCCTTTAAGAGCTCCTACGAGATGGTCTTTCTGAAAAACTACCTGGAGCAGGCTGACAACCGCGGCAAGGCTGATGTGTTTATGGTCTCTGCCGGCGTCAAGAAGTTTTACGAAGCCCGGGAGGCCCAGGGCAAATCTCAGGATAAAAACGCGGACAAAACCATCGAAAATGTGAAGGAAGCAGGCCTGGATGACGTGCTGGCTTTTCTGATGGACGGTCCTTACGCTCTCATGGCGGAAAAAGGCTTTCTGGTCATGGAGACCATAGACGAGCACTTCTATTTTGCTCTGGAGGTCAGTATGCTCGACGAGCTGAGCACAGATGACAAGCGGCTTATCATCGAGCTGCTGGACCAGAAAATTGAGCACTATTTTGAGCGCATGGACGGCCCGGGCCTTCAGGAAAACCTGACCAGTCTTATCGATGAGTACGGCCATTATTTTACCAGAGATTTCCGCTACTCCTTTAAAGACATCCTGACCGATGGCATTCCCGGCTGTATTGAGGCTCTGAAATTTGTGGACGGTGACCGCTACAAGGTCACGGGCTTTGCCGGCGTGGAGGAATGGACCGAGACCCCCTGGGTGGCAGTGCTGGACCGTAATATCACAAGAGTACCGAACACGGGCGTCTTTGTGCAGTACCTGCTCAACAAGGATACCCAGAAGCTGTACCTGAGTCTGTTCCACGGCTTTAAGGAAATCGAGGAGGAAGTGCTGAAAACCGGAGAGGAGGACGTGAAGGCCATCGTGGCAGCGGCTCTGCGGCCTCTGGTGGCAGAAATACAGAGAAGGGTGGACCCCAGAGGCTTTGACACTGGCAGCAAGGATGTGGACCTGTATGACGACCGTTTCCGGGAGGCTGTGGTTTTTTACAGGGAATACGACCGTATGGTGCCTGGCGACGCCCAGCTGGAGCAGGATCTTCAGGAAATGCTGGCTGTCTACAACGATTATTACGAGCGCTGTATCCTGAACCTTTACCCCGAGGAGGAAGAACCTGCTGAGCCGGAGGTGCCTGAGGCTCAAGAGGAGGAAACCCCAGAAGCTGGAGCGCCGGCAGCTGAAGATGCAGCCGAAGCGGAAACTGTGGTTCAGGTAGCAGAGGCCGCTGAAAGCATTGAGCCTGAGGAAAACAGCGAGCCTGAAATCATCGAATGGGAGCCGGTGGAGGAAGAAACACCGGCTGTGGCTGAAGCGCGGTCCGAGCCTGTGGACGCCGTTCCTGGGCCGGGTCAGCCTGAACCTGCCCCTGTGGCAGAGCAGCCAGCTGCCGATACACCTCAAAAGACAGCCCGCAGCATCAGTGAGGCGGCTTATCTGGAAACCAAGCGTGTCATGGAAGAATCCTCTGCTGAGACGGAGGAAGTTAACGCGGTGGAACGCATTTTGGAGCGGGTCGAAAACCTGGTGGAAGAGCCTGTGGATATTCCAGGCACCCTCCGCCAGGTAGGCGCTTACATCACCGCCCACGGCTTTACCTGCACGCCGGGCATTGTTGAAAACCTCTATCTCTGTCTGAAAGCTAAGCCCTTTGTGATTCTGACTGGCATCGCAGGTATTGGCAAGTCCAGCCTGGCACGCCTGTTTGCTGAGGCCATGGGCGCCAATACGGAAAACGGCCGTTATAAGCAGGTGCCAGTCCGCCCGGACTGGAAGGACTCCAGAGGCCTTCTCGGCTACCTGGATTCCTCCGGACGCTTTGTGCCCGGCGCGCTCAATGATTTTATAAAAGAAGCGGTGGACAACCCCAGAAAGCCTTATTTCCTATGTCTGGATGAAATGAATCTGGCCCGGGTCGAATACTATTTCAGTGAGATTTTATCCGTCATGGAAACCCGGCGCGACCGGGACGGCCGCACCGTCACCGACGCGCTGCTGGGCGATGAGGCCTTTGGCCGGGACGAGCTGGCAAGAGAACGCTACAGCGAGCTCTATCTGCCGGAAAATCTCTATATTATCGGGACTGTCAGCAGTGAGGAAACAGCCTTTGCCCTGAGCAGAAAAGTGCTGGATCGGGCGAGCCTCATCGAGATTGGACAGGTCAGCCTGCACCTTCAGAATCCGCCGCGCACCATGCCAGAGCCGATCCATCTTGGCAATAAATTCTTAAAGAGCGATGTCCTGGTGCTGGCCAACTGCACCCGCCAGCGGGATATGATCCAGGAGGTCGTCACCCTGCTCGAGGCCATGAACGGCATTCTCATGAAAGCCAACGCGCAGATTGGCTACCGGGTACGTGACGAAATCTGTTTCTATCTGCTCTACAATGCAGAGTATGGCCTCATGAGCCAGGAGGATGGTCTGGACCACGCCATTCTGCAAAAGATACTGCCGCGCATCCAGGGCGGCGGCTCTGCCGTCGAGTCTGTTCTTACCGACCTGTTTAAAATCTGCGCGGGCACCCGTTCTGGCAATGCGGTGCGCAACTACGTAGGCAACCGCGGCGGCCTGTTCCCCAAGAGCGCTGAAAAGCTGAGCGCTATGGTCAAACGCTTTGACCAGGAGGGCAAAACCTCCTTCTGGAGCTGA
- a CDS encoding GntR family transcriptional regulator yields the protein MKDTHDLHQIVYNHYADKIRFGIYRKGDSLPTIEKISGQFNISINTARQSLINLEQDGYVRLTRGRPAIVTASYSDEECRAGYIEHFTVRHDALEELRAFLPVIFAKTLLHALYFMKPKGSEKLTELILQTRLEDSLPFFYPLRFVLSSLGNPLLESIHLDASMFTHLSRKRMNDIGIPYDMSVFTTFLNDFSRISDFKASEDYAGMCQLLTKICTLLSEQIGHLNRTVTDQFGENPDQLPFIWHIQAGRPQVYYSVAVRMIAEVRKGLYKNDEFLPTPSVLAEKYGVSLISIRRTIALLNSVCLTETINGLGTRISLNHKSLEHLDLSNPGTRKSLLFYLMGLQLVTICIRSIARESFDTIPPERIQEILRFYEQESQSGQYLFTHGQILKTVIYSHKNSEIWAIFSPLIHIMSWGIPLNYLGDSDMASKGTQLDLLIGLLQSGDKEGFAKHLEQSSRSSLVRERQKLLDAGLSDAADILVPEPSILELAESCIHFELQ from the coding sequence TTGAAAGACACACACGATCTCCATCAAATTGTCTATAACCATTATGCTGATAAGATCCGCTTTGGGATTTACCGGAAGGGCGATTCCCTGCCAACCATTGAAAAAATAAGCGGGCAGTTTAATATTTCCATCAACACGGCGCGCCAGTCCCTCATTAATCTTGAACAGGATGGCTACGTGCGCCTCACGCGGGGAAGGCCGGCTATCGTCACCGCTTCCTACAGTGACGAGGAGTGCCGCGCGGGCTATATTGAACATTTCACCGTCCGTCACGACGCGCTGGAGGAGCTGCGGGCCTTTCTGCCTGTAATTTTCGCCAAAACCCTGCTCCATGCGCTCTATTTTATGAAACCAAAGGGCTCCGAAAAGCTGACGGAATTGATTTTGCAGACCCGTCTGGAGGACAGCCTTCCTTTCTTCTATCCTCTGCGTTTTGTTCTCTCAAGTCTGGGAAATCCTTTGCTCGAGAGCATACATCTGGACGCTTCCATGTTTACGCACCTTTCCCGGAAGAGAATGAACGACATTGGCATCCCCTACGATATGAGCGTCTTTACCACCTTTCTAAATGATTTCAGCAGGATTTCTGATTTTAAGGCCAGTGAAGACTACGCGGGCATGTGCCAGCTTCTTACCAAAATCTGCACGCTTTTATCCGAACAGATCGGCCATCTAAACAGAACCGTAACAGACCAGTTTGGCGAAAATCCTGACCAGCTTCCTTTTATATGGCATATACAGGCCGGCAGGCCACAGGTATACTACAGCGTGGCGGTCCGCATGATCGCCGAAGTCCGCAAGGGACTTTACAAAAACGATGAATTCCTGCCGACGCCGTCCGTTCTGGCCGAGAAATACGGCGTGTCTCTGATCAGCATCCGCAGGACCATCGCACTTCTGAACAGCGTGTGCCTGACCGAGACCATCAACGGTCTTGGAACACGCATAAGCCTGAACCACAAATCCCTTGAGCATCTGGACCTGTCCAATCCCGGAACCCGTAAAAGCCTGCTTTTCTACCTCATGGGGCTTCAGCTGGTCACCATCTGCATCCGCAGCATTGCCAGGGAATCCTTTGATACGATCCCTCCCGAAAGAATCCAGGAGATTCTCCGTTTCTACGAACAGGAATCTCAAAGCGGGCAGTATCTCTTTACCCATGGGCAGATTCTTAAAACCGTGATCTACTCCCATAAAAATTCTGAAATCTGGGCGATCTTCAGCCCGCTCATCCATATCATGTCCTGGGGGATTCCCCTGAATTACCTCGGAGACTCCGATATGGCATCAAAGGGGACGCAGCTCGATCTCCTGATCGGACTGCTGCAGTCTGGCGACAAAGAGGGCTTTGCCAAACATCTGGAGCAAAGCAGCCGGAGCAGCCTTGTCCGTGAACGGCAAAAGCTTCTGGACGCCGGGCTGAGTGACGCCGCGGACATTCTGGTGCCTGAGCCGTCTATCCTGGAGCTGGCGGAATCCTGCATCCATTTTGAACTGCAATAA